The following is a genomic window from Trichomycterus rosablanca isolate fTriRos1 chromosome 24, fTriRos1.hap1, whole genome shotgun sequence.
TGTTGATAAGCACTACATTGTGTTATTATCTTAATGTTCACAATGCATTATCATTCAAACATTTATTGCCCTTTTCTATGCACGTTGCCCCGTGGCACGATACATTTTTACCATGCATAGTTGTTGTTTCCATTACCTAGTACCCATGCTAAGTTTGGTATTTGGTTACCCTTCTTCACCAGGGACCAAGTGTCCCGAAGCGGCCTGTGTGGCTGGACTAAAAATAGAATCgatttaaaatagattttattaCAGCAGTTTTAGGGGGAAAAATCTGAATCCTAAAATCATTCTAATTCTTAATCCTACAGTCCTGCTACGACAACTACTTTGCCTCCATTAGAGGTTTGTTTAGAGGAGCCAGACCTGAAGCTACAGATGCTGAAACACACCGCGCTGAGGCACGCCAAGTCCAGCAGTACTCCCTCGACTCCAGAGATGCATTTGCGTACAGAACGATTTTTAAGGTCGGTAGTTGTTTctaaataatcaaacatttaGAACATAATATGATTTTAATGGTCTTGATTGACATTATTGACATTTTATGCCTGCATGCACAGAATTatcagaaaacaaaaaaaacttataCTACCAGGTCAGTTAGtgatcagattttttttctagTAGTGTTTATGCAGTGTGAAgctataaaaaacaaaatgccAGGTTGTGACATTGTTAAAAAGCACTACATTGTGTTATTATCTTAATGTTCACAATGCATTATCAATCAAATATTTATTACGCTTTTTAATGCACCATGGTATAGTATATTTTTACCATTTATAGTTGTTGTTTTCATTACCAAGTGACACGTACTGTTCCTAAGTACCTGTGCTAAATCGTTCTAATTCTTAATCCTACAGTCCTGCTACGACACCTACTTTGCCTCCATTAGAGGTTTGTTTAGAGGAGCCAGACCTGAAGCTACAGATGTTGAAACACACCGCGCTGAGGCACACCAAGTCCATCAGTACTCCCTCGACTCCAGAGATGCATTTGCGTACAGAACGATTTTTAAGGTCGgtagtcatttctaaataatcaaacatttaGAACATAATATGATTTTAATTGTCTTGATTGACATTATTTCATCTGTTTGGATTTTCACAGGGTTCCCAATAGTGAACCACCGAATAATACAGAACGAGACAGAGGCCGGTCACGGGGTCCCAGGAGAAGACTGACGGATGTTATTTCAACACAACCAGTATACTCCTCAGTGACTTTGACTAACAGATTCCCATTGTACTACTCTGGCTCTGATGACAGCAGCTCTGAGCACTCGTCGACTTCCTCCTACATTAGCTCATCCACCAAGGAGCCGTCGGCAGAACTGGAAAGGCTATGCCAAGCACAGTACACATACCACTACCCCAATTACATCTCCCAGTCCTACCTACCTCCCAGCTACAACATTCAGCAAAACCCTTCACCACAGCCGCCCTCCAGTTTCTACAGAGGGTATGCAGACGAGGGTAGAAGCCCATACATGGACATGGACATGGAAAGGATATACTTCGGGCATCAGTTTCCAACTCCTCACACCAATGGCCACGGCTATGACGAGGCACCACTACAACCGCAGGCGCACAGACCGATACCCTCTCATTTAAAACTGTCCCGCGCACCCTCGCTCAGAGATTACCCTCAGCATCCGAGCAGGGCCCTCCCACGTCAGGTGGTTTCAGATGAGCTTAAATCATGGCATCAGCGCTGCCAGCTGCGCCCACGCCGGCCATGCTCGCTGGACAGGCACCGGCAAGGTGCTGTGCTAAACGTGCCCGGGCGTGAGTCACCGCTTTCCCAGCAACACGGCTTTCATAAACAGGTAATATATCTCTTCCTACTACCGAACATGGTGCATATATAGAGACAGGAATGTGTTAGCAATCACTCTGAGCAAAATCAGGGCTCAGATACAACATGCATTTGGAAATTAATCAGTATTTAGATCATGAAAACACAGATTCTCAGTCGTCTGCTTAAAGGAGCCCAAAAATATACCTAAATCTGCTACAATTGCTGATAATTTTGATGTCTTAACATACCATGTATGTTGGGAAATGTACTGCAGGGGTATAAAGTACATAGTAATGGTATAAAGTATAATCTAAGGTCATTCTTTGGCCAATCCAGTCTTTGGCCAAGTGCAGTGATAGATGTGTCCAGTCTCACATGTCGTCACAAATCATAGCACAACTAACTCTGAATAGTTGTTCAGTATGTGGCCTGTCCCAAATGGAGAAGTTTGTACATTGTTTAATGCAATAAAACACATGAGGTTTATGACCCCTTTATTACATGGTGTTAAAAATCTTAATTAACCAGCTGATTAATGTGACCTTTATCTGTTCATATTAACAATTTGGTTTAAATACTAATGTACACAAACAACCCTTTTATAGTTGCAGGCTTGGTGAAACAAAGATAGCCCAGGCTCAGCTTACCGCCGTGTTTCAATCTGTCCAGGAAGGGAAAAATGTTAAaacatattttgtaaaatgactCTGGCACTGCCTGGGCCTGTCTGTAATGCCACGGTTCCTGCCTTGTTTTAATTCCTCTGTCAAATATACTCATATATTAAATTCAAGAGAAAGCTATTTATAGATGCACCACTGCTAATGTAAGTTATATTTTTTGGCACGATGTATATGTGTGAACTGATAAGAATATACTGCTTATATGCTTTTGAGAATCGACAATTGCACCAACTGAACTAAAACATTACAAGTGTGGTTAAATGAAGAGAACTTTTGGAAATCGTCCCTCACAGTGTTTTCTCTACATATTCTTACATATGCAGCCAATGTTTAACAATACGTCTTAACTGTACTAACAAGCTACGGTCAAATTTTAATGGTTGCGTTAGTTTTCGTGTTTTTAGGTTGTTTTACGAACGAGTCTAGTCTGGGCAAGGTGGTGGTAGAATTTAAAACCACAAGACTACCACAAGAACTATTAAAATCATGACGATCGGGCAGCCATATAAGGCAGAAAGAAGATATGGTAAGGCAGATGTatatgtctgtgtctgtgtttctgtaaACATACACGACCAGTCATTTTTTCAGGGTGTTACTACACTGTTTAGGTCAGTACTTTGACCAGATTGCACCGCAGGATACAGCATATTGATATTCTAATGCCGAAAAAAGGCAATTCAAAGGCTATTAAGAAAGTGCGGTAGAGGTCTGGTAGACCCAAAGCCACAACAGCATCAGAGGAAAGGTTTCTGAGAGATAAAAGTGTGCATGCGTAAGTATCAGCGTAGTAACCACAGTGTTAGATTTCTATATACACTTTCTAGTgccccacttaaaactttattagAATGCACCCTGGTTCCTAAAATGTGTTCAATTgaaaaaatgtgttcaaagtacCAGTAATTAGAATATGGACTTGTTCAGGTTAacataatgaaatgaaatgaaatatcaATTACAAAACCTGATCTGTTTTTCTAGGTCAGCGTTATCATACACGCCCCAAGTATCCGTAAACTGTAGCTCTTTGATGCAGAAGCTCCGAGTGTTCACAGAGTTTATTCAGGAGACAGAGTGTGGGAACACCGACTCCGCTCGAAACACACAGTTGCTACATTCCAGCATCGTGTTTCAGTTAATGATTTACATGGTCAAGTGTTCCATAGATTGGAGCAGCTGGAATGTTTTCAAGAACATTATTTAGTTGCTTCTATAAAAATGCatgtcttattatttattagcctaaattgtatttgtttatttaaagtgttaGCAAGAAATTTTATAGAAATGTCTATGTGGGAATTACTTTAAGCCAGAATGGTGCAATGACAAAAGGAAATGCTGGTAATATGGAATGAACAACTTTACATACACTGTGGTATAATCTAAAGAGTGTTGTTTCAGGTCAGAAAGTGTCAAATATTCACCCTATAAAATTGCAAAAGTCTGATCAGCCACTAAAGAAAACATCATTGCTGCCATTagtcaaagtcaaagtcaagtcaaagtcaaaattgctttattgtcaaaaactgcaatatgtacaggacatatagaggattgaaattacgttactctctgacccatggtgcaacattacacattaattaacaataaacctataataaaagaataaaaatggaATAAGAATAAACACACTCTGAAGcgcaaaatatatacactgacaaatatgaaaatatagaGGTAAAAATGACCACCTgaagaattataaaaaaattataaaaattaaagCTTCTACTAGAttttaagtgtttgtgtgttcagTAATCAGTGACTGAAAACTAATGAAACATAAATTGGTATTGATATATAGTAGGGAATGTAGAAATCTGGAAATTCCAAAGAGCCGTAATAAATGAGTCAAACAGCTTGATGTGCACCACTCCTTAAGTCAACACCGCTTAAGTTACTTTGTATGAAGGCATTTCCTTGCAAAAAGTCTGTGCTGATACTGGTTAGAAACTGGGTCCCTTGTCTTTTCCAGTCTTCTTATCCAGGACAAATGCTTTTCAGCCTAAAATGTACTTTTGTTCTCTCCTTCAGGTACACCAAGGGCAGCTTACACAAAGAGACGGAACACCAGTAAAATGGTACGAAGAAGACAAAGAAATTGTAAGCCAGGTGTAACGATGGAccttttattaacaaaatacactaccagtcaaaagttttagAACGCCCTATCCcatttttctatatatttttttaaataattaatttttgatGTCTGTTACGACACCCTCTAGGTTAGTGCTTTCACCATATTGCACTGCAGGATATGATATATTGCAATTGTAATGTTTACAAAGAGGTAATTAATGAAATAACAGAGGCAGACCCTTCAAAAGTTTTGGTCATTCCTATGGATACACCGTGAAGAAAGCGAAGGTATCAGTGCGTACAGTTTCCTACACCATCAAAATAGAATTGGAAACTGGAGCAATTTTGTTGCAGGAAGACGTCCGGTACACCCAAAGGCGCTACCACAGCATTTTGTAGTGCCATGCAATGTCTAGTTGGTCAAGGGTTCATCCTACAGCCAGACAATAAACTGAAACATGCCTCCAGGTTTTGTCAGAGCTACTTCAGAAGACAAGAACAAGGTGGTAGGTTTCAAATCATGAAAAGTACAgcctccagacctaaaccccatCAAGCTGGTTTGGGATGAGCTGGATAGAAGGATGACAAAGTAACATACTGTTGCAACTTGTAAGTGTTAACAGTGTTGGACAGAACTTTCTAAACCATATTTAATTTCTCAAGAAAATGAGTCAGTTATCTGCAAAAGATGCAATTTGAGTCAAATTTAGACTCATTTTTAGCTCCAGTTCTTTAAATAGTGTATGTTTTCATTTTAGAGTACATCGAGACATTAATCTgtgtaaatatcaataaaaacgTGAAATGTTCACCTGGTAGGGtaccttttatttatgttttaatttattaaaccaCTGTGGAAAATATTTTTCTGTGGTTATATGGATAGTATTCAGAAGCTGTTTTAGATATTAACActacagtgttttatttttacacctGAACACTTGCTGTGAAAGATGTTTATAGAATAAAttgtatttctacatttttgtacAAGTATACATTTCTACTTTGTTACTGAAATGATTAGAATTTTCTAGAATTTGtgacaaataaaaatagatgtgATGTTCTGTGGTGGTATTGATTTTATCcagttaaaaaaatacatcacaCCTCAGGCTTAATGAAACAGGACACATGCATGCACGTGGTTTATCATTTCTACTTCTAGACTGTAAGATGTAGACAGACATTTCTTGGCTGTTTAGATAAATAACCAACTTTTTAAGCATTTTCACTtattgcttcatcctggtcaaggtcactgTCCAATGGTACCCAAATACACGTTCAAGGCAGGTTTACTTCCTAAacaaggtgccaatccattgtagtgtaacacacatacacatatataaatgTTTTGATAGGTAGAAGTAAACCAGAGAACTTAGAGGACACCCCTGGTCAtactggaagaacatgcacaACTCCATGTAGACAGTGATTTAAATTGATAGACACTGGGACAATTTCTTATGTCACCTTTCACCTTTTTCTTATTATGAGGTGCCAGGCTGGTCAATATGGTAGGAAAAGTGAGAGATAAATAAAATCATACTGCTATAAAAAAAAGCAACTTTGTATGTTGGCGAAAGTAGAAATGACACAATAGGTACTCCTCAACCAGAAaactttttttcctctttttaatTCACAGCAATAATCGGTGACATTTTCAGGGAGAGGTTCCCAAAGTCTGATCACCCAACATTTAGATGAGACATAAAGTTGAATGTAAATCACGTGACCGTCTGGTTGAACatcatttgtgtttttgttgcGCTGCTTTACACGAGCATCCACACAGCAGTGATGTGCGCCGGAGACCCATCCTCATGCTATCCACGATAttcctgaactttgacctttcccgtgattcgtagcggaagccggtttttgacttccggttacagtgtttacgttctgaacgacagaagtagtggtcattcgtaactggttttttttaacaaacatggcCAAAAACGCTCGGTGGTTGAATAGTAAGTGTAGAGCGActgtctatttatgcattttgttagaCGAGTGCACTGTTGTACCCTTATTCCCTCCTCTCGGTGTGTTGTTGGAACGCACTCTGCTCACTCGCATGTTCCGTGTCTCTGCAAGCTGATACTCCGAACAATAAAgcagttttgttttagttaaaacTGAGTCCTTTCTTAATTCCTAGCACTTGACAGTAAGGACATTTTAAGAAGCTGTGATGACCGTGTTCTGACAGTGCTCCACCCTTCCACGCTTACAGAGTGGGTAGATGACATGAGGTTAGCTATATTGATGTACGTAAGTGAACCATTTCGTCTTTTCCGAAGCTGTAGACGGTGAGGAGCTACAGAACTATAAAAGCACAGAAGGCTTACATGCGTAGGAattgctgaaggtaaacatcaggcgtgggtaatgctgagggagaGTGGAGTAGTCGGTGGGTTACTCGTGCATTGCAGGGTAAGGGAAGctgtggaaggtagggatgaACCGAGGAACATTCTAATAGCTGTGAAACACTggcaataataaacaatgtatcacgactgatttgttgattgtttttacttctacaacagTGTATACTGTACTTGGTTCATGAGTGGATGTAAAGCAGGACAGGGGAGCTGAAGGGACAGAATAAAACGCGTTgcgttgtttaatttactaaaacaatgaactgGGAACAACAAACAGGGTATTTACACCCGTTCAGTATTCACTTGCACAAGCCGTGTCTGTCTGGGTGTccggatttaaatgttatttgtccaatttctgcaacgctctctaaaattttggactatacaaagtgaaactgcattatacgatattataaatgttttattattatttaattaataaatattatattattgatataattaatatgattattattatattattatggaaTGTAACGCGTAAGGCGCAGCGCACCGACAATGTTTACAAATCCGCTGCTGTTAAAAGCTCGTACTTTCCAATAACAGCTTCAATTTCTTTGAGTTGTTGTGGCACCCGAGAGCGGCACACGTCGAGCCCGAGCTCATATTTAAACCATGCAGTCCTTACCAAAagtagtttaataatgttgtagttagtactacagcaaatctaacgcgaccggaaacgaaaaaccggcaaacggaaatagggaggtgtcatggcagcccccattgtgttgccaggaaaatcgtggatagAGATCAGCTGAAAGCGCGTACACATAGTACTTTAACTTGACCGGTCAAACTAATGTTGCCATGTTTAGAGAAAACCACCTTTTTAGCACATATGCAAGAACTCAAAGAACAGCACAAATGACctacaaatgtgttttgttgCTTAGCATGATTATctatttatgtaatttttttcaACACTATTGTATTgtatgcatcaaaacaaaacacaaaacaaaatatacttaattaatgaaaatactGGCAATCTGTCCCCACTGTGGTTCATAaagtgtaacgtaaagcctccacaagggggcgttcgtgtacaagttcGTTTCGTGTTTATATgcctgttaaaatgtatttatttaattattgttttcctctgcaacccatttaataaaaaaaactcgcGACTCTGGACATCTGATTTGAAATTTTAGGtacatttctgtttattttaacagatgtTTTATGGATAATGAATctgcaacaataataatgtaatttaaaaacataacTACAGTaataagggccagtgatagctcagtggttaaggtactggactagtaaacagaaggttgccggttcaagccccgccaccaagttgccactgttgggtccctgagcaaggcccttaaccctcaattgttcattgtgtaagtcgctttggataaaagcgtctgctaaatgctgaaaatgtaaatgtaataactaCAGTTTTAAGCTAAATATATGATTGTTTAACTTTTTTATACATGCATTAACTTAATGAGCATAGTTTTAGGGTTTTACATGCATTAATTACCAAGTTAAGATGGTTACAGTGTGCATCCCGAGTAAGACCATTTCCCTTGTTTTCACCAGGTGGggacagtgttgccaacttagcgactttgtcgctatatttagcgagttttcagacccctctagcgactttttttcaaaaaagcgactagcgacaaatctagcgactttttctggtgttattggagacttttggagactcgaacgtgaaaacacatacagtattgttctgcagttactgtcctcaacgagCAGCGGGTGCTGCCGTCAATATCACaatcagtgttgccagattgggcggtttccACCAAaatgggcggattttgttggaaagtGGCAAggcaaaatgtaaataaaaaaactattgctttctaaagcaggtggaatataaataggtctaccttcttccaccacatccaacccgttgtcaaaagtttgattgacaggttattctttccagtccaagacactgttgccacgcccatcaatacactgattcatatgttagacaagtgatttgagttgaatatgaaggaaAGCAAGTCTCATATGTATGAGAGGttaaactttcattgcttgcaagtttatttttatttacttgcaaAGGTTTGTGTGTCCTACAGGGGGGCtgcccccaaattgtgtctttgcccccccaagcacaatgcaagcaacggctatttttaaaattatctctgaaccaatcacaaaaatgcattttgttttacagtgtgaagatatttccttgcttattcctgattggctcttttttACATGACCTTCTCGTTGCAAGGCAGGAGTGTTACTGCCACAATATATAGGTGTATAGTTGTGTTCAATGAAAATATGATTACTGTTGTTCATTTGCACTTATAGTCTTTACATAATTTGTTATACTGTGCATAAATACTGCATTGTACCAGTACGTTTCATAACATCAATAAAAACTTCAATACTTTACCAGATTTTTTACCATTAAAGTGCAGTAGATAGGAAAATTTTCCTTATTTTATGtactttcatatttttttctttttcaaaatagaaatgtgacgaatatcccccccccccttttttttttacagaattagtattcttttgttttctttatattttaatttcccaataatataaatattctcactcattcctatttccacgtttgaatattctcagtctgtgtgtaggtacatttgtcagctttgacttaaatttgtattaaagcctttcaagaaatagagttgttctattagtaatggcatattaagggggcgtattaaaatgaaatacaattagataatcttttttctccatttacataatcaacatgtattttttaatcattgggttttaagtttaagttcgaaaacatgcatttttatttctttacctcatacatcactttaagccagtatcaatagcttggctgtcatcattcatgcacaaatcaagccttgaatatatttctggcttcaaaaacatgactatcaacatgcccccttattaggttttactgcccccccaagcaaagcagtccagaaccggggctggtgtcctatcataaataatgcattttacaaacttggtaggctacttcaaatacatgcaagcaaaaataatttgttctttataatgtataattactgatctgtacattttaagatattaatttgtaggtcatgatggtttaactggtttattttttgtgaaatgctaaacaccatctgcttatcctgtgttttgggcgttttATCATGCATTTTGACTGAAAATTACtttcgcaatctggcaaccctccctagagtagctcagtgttatcttaaaaaacaaaaaacaaaccacgaatcaacagaagacagttcatttgtagttctaaacatatttagggtgtttttacccattttttgtctctcccacgatgttatgcctctcttctacagcgtcaattacattCAAATGggccttatgcaaattaggcgatgacgtcatttagcgacttctagcgacttttaggacagccaatagctactttccttactgaggagttggcaacactgggtgGGGATTTGTTTAAGTAATATTTGGCAACACGGACTCGTAGCAAATCACTTCAAACCGTCTGCTCGGTGTTTGTTAGTTCTGCGTTTGCTCTTTACACCTTAAATCAATGGATAAAACACTTGTTCTACATTCTGAAAAAGCGGTGGACGTTTCTACTTCTTCCAGCTTCCGTCACTTTAAAATAGAACACTTTCATCTCGATATAAATGTCGATTTTGAAAAGAAATGCATATCGGGAAGTGAAAGGCTGCGAATGAGGTGTGTTCAAGATCTCCAGAGTGAGCTGTACTTTGACGTTCATCCGACTCTGATACTGCAAGACGTCTCGTTTAGTCGTGATGGACAGAAGTGGACAAAGCTCGAGTTTCTCACTCAGGATTTCACACATTTCGGCACCACGTTGGTTGTAAAATTTCCATCCGCTTGGAAATTAGAGGAGAAATTTGAACTCTCCATCCAGTATGCAGCTTTTGATGGACCAGGGGTGAGAGCATAAACATGTATTCAGATTTGTTTATCTAACCAGTACATAACCAGTACCAGTACAAACGTTTACACTAATATATAACATATTAGTTAGTATTAACACTAATATATAACATATCAGTTAGTATTAACACTACTATAACATATTAGTTAGTATTAAgactaatatataatatattagttAG
Proteins encoded in this region:
- the inavab gene encoding innate immunity activator b isoform X3 codes for the protein MESKEEISDTDSGIILHYGPDSPTTVTKDVSTHTRAVKLKRQSLQDRLELCILELKKLCIREAELTGRLSSDYPVLPGEKPPQIRRRIGAAFKLDEQSILIREENSELSSVEAKLALQQQIYVAACRLSQEEHLNKTVKRSRVQQCKREEQKLQDLHEAVFRLRLEHGHNSPRPGIVMVKHQGTSEDSSLSDLAVLDEEELTSQSSQASSEPPPVIEAYSVAPGLSCCSVPPTGPLLYPPEPSFHHSSLEHSHQSPPPVYDPAPIQNSPWEESSLDQPYQKKKKNRSNTASSSPATTPTLPPLEVCLEEPDLKLQMLKHTALRHTKSISTPSTPEMHLRTERFLRVPNSEPPNNTERDRGRSRGPRRRLTDVISTQPVYSSVTLTNRFPLYYSGSDDSSSEHSSTSSYISSSTKEPSAELERLCQAQYTYHYPNYISQSYLPPSYNIQQNPSPQPPSSFYRGYADEGRSPYMDMDMERIYFGHQFPTPHTNGHGYDEAPLQPQAHRPIPSHLKLSRAPSLRDYPQHPSRALPRQVVSDELKSWHQRCQLRPRRPCSLDRHRQGAVLNVPGRESPLSQQHGFHKQVHQGQLTQRDGTPVKWYEEDKEIVSQV
- the inavab gene encoding innate immunity activator b isoform X2, producing the protein MESKEEISDTDSGIILHYGPDSPTTVTKDVSTHTRAVKLKRQSLQDRLELCILELKKLCIREAELTGRLSSDYPVLPGEKPPQIRRRIGAAFKLDEQSILIREENSELSSVEAKLALQQQIYVAACRLSQEEHLNKTVKRSRVQQCKREEQKLQDLHEAVFRLRLEHGHNSPRPGIVMVKHQGTSEDSSLSDLAVLDEELTSQSSQASSEPPPVIEAYSVAPGLSCCSVPPTGPLLYPPEPSFHHSSLEHSHQSPPPVYDPAPIQNSPWEESSLDQPYQKKKKNRSNTASSSPATTTTLPPLEVCLEEPDLKLQMLKHTALRHAKSSSTPSTPEMHLRTERFLSPATTPTLPPLEVCLEEPDLKLQMLKHTALRHTKSISTPSTPEMHLRTERFLRVPNSEPPNNTERDRGRSRGPRRRLTDVISTQPVYSSVTLTNRFPLYYSGSDDSSSEHSSTSSYISSSTKEPSAELERLCQAQYTYHYPNYISQSYLPPSYNIQQNPSPQPPSSFYRGYADEGRSPYMDMDMERIYFGHQFPTPHTNGHGYDEAPLQPQAHRPIPSHLKLSRAPSLRDYPQHPSRALPRQVVSDELKSWHQRCQLRPRRPCSLDRHRQGAVLNVPGRESPLSQQHGFHKQVHQGQLTQRDGTPVKWYEEDKEIVSQV
- the inavab gene encoding innate immunity activator b isoform X1, with the translated sequence MESKEEISDTDSGIILHYGPDSPTTVTKDVSTHTRAVKLKRQSLQDRLELCILELKKLCIREAELTGRLSSDYPVLPGEKPPQIRRRIGAAFKLDEQSILIREENSELSSVEAKLALQQQIYVAACRLSQEEHLNKTVKRSRVQQCKREEQKLQDLHEAVFRLRLEHGHNSPRPGIVMVKHQGTSEDSSLSDLAVLDEEELTSQSSQASSEPPPVIEAYSVAPGLSCCSVPPTGPLLYPPEPSFHHSSLEHSHQSPPPVYDPAPIQNSPWEESSLDQPYQKKKKNRSNTASSSPATTTTLPPLEVCLEEPDLKLQMLKHTALRHAKSSSTPSTPEMHLRTERFLSPATTPTLPPLEVCLEEPDLKLQMLKHTALRHTKSISTPSTPEMHLRTERFLRVPNSEPPNNTERDRGRSRGPRRRLTDVISTQPVYSSVTLTNRFPLYYSGSDDSSSEHSSTSSYISSSTKEPSAELERLCQAQYTYHYPNYISQSYLPPSYNIQQNPSPQPPSSFYRGYADEGRSPYMDMDMERIYFGHQFPTPHTNGHGYDEAPLQPQAHRPIPSHLKLSRAPSLRDYPQHPSRALPRQVVSDELKSWHQRCQLRPRRPCSLDRHRQGAVLNVPGRESPLSQQHGFHKQVHQGQLTQRDGTPVKWYEEDKEIVSQV